Below is a window of Undibacterium sp. YM2 DNA.
ATATTCCGGGATAGGCACACAATGACGGCGTATCTTTTGCGGCAAGGACTTGATCAGCAAATGCACTTTTTCTTTGAGCATACCGGGCACCAGCCATTCGCAGCGGTCTGCAGACACCTGGTTCAGAGAAAATAAAGGCACGGTCAGGGTCACACCGTCGCGTGGGCTGCCCGGCTCAAAGTGATAACTGAGCTGCAAAGCCACGCCCGAGACCTGCATGGTCTTGGGGAACAAATCCGTGGTCACGCCTGCCGCTTCATGGCGCATCAGCTCATCTTTGTTCAGGTACAAGAGTTTGGGATTGGCCTTGGTCGCTTCTTTATGCCATTGCTCAAACAGCACGGCATTCCAGACATCGGCTGGCAAGTGTTGATCATAAAAAGCTACGATCAGCTCTTCATCGACCAGCACATCCAGGCGGCGTGATTTATGTTCAAGGTTTTCTATCTCGCGTACCAGTTTCTGGTTATAGGCGAAGAAAGGTGCGCGGGTATCAAACTCGCCTTCGACCAGGGCATCACGGATGAACATCTCGCGCGCCTCAACAGGGTGCGTCAAACCATACTGTGTACGACGCTGGCTATACACCACCAGACCATACAGGGTAGCGCGTTCAAAGGCAGATACCTGTCCGGCGCGTTTTTCCCAGCGCGGCTCGCCATAGGATTTTTTAAGCAGATGTTCGCCTATCTTCTCCAGCCATTCCGGATTGATCTGTGCAATGCAACGACCATACAGGCGCGTGGTATCGACCAGCTCAGCCGCCATGATCCAGCGCCCGGCTTTTTTAGCGAGAGTGGAACCCGGCCAGATATAAAATTTGATACCACGCGCACCCAGGTAATGTGCTTCTTCATCTGACTTGTAGCCTATATTACCCAGCAAACCCGTCAGCAGGGAGAGATGTAATTGCTCATAGGTGGCAGGTGCCTCATTCAAGCGCCAGCCCTGCTCTTTTACTATCGTCAGCAATTGCGAATGCACTTCACGCCATTCGCGCAAGCGCATCTGGCTCAGGAAATTGGAGCGGCAATTATCTTGCAACTGTCGATTGGTTTTTTTATGTTCGATGGCATCTTCAAACCAGTTCCAAATTTTCAGGTAAGACTGGAATTCAGATTTTTCATCGGCAAATTTCTTGTGCGCCATGTCGGCAGCGGCCTGCGCATCCATGGGGCGATCACGCGGATCTTGCACCGACAAAGCCGCCGCAATGATCAACACTTCCTGCAAGGCCTGGTTGTCACGCGCAGCCAGAATCATGCGGCCCACACGCGGGTCCAGCGGTAGTTTGGCGAGCTGTCGGCCTACTGGTGTCAATTGATTGACTTCGTCCATGGCTCCCAGTTCCTGCAGGAGCTGATAACCGTCAGCAATCGCCCTGCCAGGCGGCGGCTCTATGAATGGGAAAGTTTCTACATCGGTCAGGCGCAGAGATTTCATACGCAAGATGACAGCAGCCAGTGACGAGCGCAAAATCTCAGGCTCGGTAAATTTTGGCCTTTGCAGGTAATCCTGCTCATCGTACAAACGTATGCAAACACCAGCCGCAACACGCCCGCAACGACCGGCACGCTGATTGGCAGCCGACTGGGCAACCGCCTCTATCTGCAATTGCTCGACTTTATTCCGGTAGCTGTAACGCTTGACACGCGCCAGGCCAGCATCGACGACATAACGTATGCCAGGTACGGTCAGCGAAGTTTCTGCCACGTTCGTGGCCAGCACGATGCGACGCGCATTTGAAGTCTTGAATACCCGCTCCTGTTCTTGTGCTGACAGGCGGGCAAACAGCGGCAAAATCTCTACATGCGGCGGATGATGCTTGCGCAGGGCTTCAGCAGCATCACGAATTTCACGCTCGCCTGGCAAGAATACGAGTACATCGCCAGAACCTACGCGGCATAATTCATCAACAGCGTCGGTAATCGCCGTCATCAGATCACGTTCTTTATCTTTTTCTGTATCTTGTATAGGGCGATACCGCACTTCTACAGGGTACAAGCGGCCTGACACTTCTATCACAGGAGCAGGTTTGGGTTCTCCCCCACGAGCATCAGCAAAATGATTGGCAAAGCGCTGCGCATCTATCGTGGCTGAAGTAATGATGATCTTCAGGTCACGGCGCTTGGGCAGCAATTGTTTCAGGTAACCGAGCAGGAAGTCAATATTGAGGCTGCGCTCATGCGCCTCATCGATGATGATGGTGTCATATTGTTTGAGCAGTGGGTCAGTCTGGGTTTCTGCCAGCAAGATGCCATCGGTCATCAGCTTGACCGATGCGCCCTTGCTCAAAGTATCAGTGAAACGGACTTTAAAGCCGACATGCTCACCTAAAGGTGAATTCAATTCCTGTGCAATACGCTTGGCCGTTGATGACGCAGCAATACGGCGTGGCTGGGTATGGCCTATCAATCCCTTTTGCCCACGTCCCAGTTCCAGGCAAATCTTTGGTAATTGCGTGGTCTTGCCTGAGCCGGTTTCACCACAGACAATAATAACCTGATGTTTTTGCAAAGCCTCGGCAATTTCTGCCCGCTTGCCGGACACCGGTAATTCTTCGGGGAAGCTAATGGGTGGCAAGACATTGCGAAAAGGCAGAGCTGGCTCTTCCCTTACTGGCACTGCCGTCTTTTGTTTGTTATTGTT
It encodes the following:
- the hrpA gene encoding ATP-dependent RNA helicase HrpA; amino-acid sequence: MSSNQTPKNSPKKATPGAIDGLSGLRELRQQLRETTAKSEVPENKPRNLNEGGVEQVRPARTQQARAPGSRQQSRPQPGRVTGTEAGRENGKNNNKQKTAVPVREEPALPFRNVLPPISFPEELPVSGKRAEIAEALQKHQVIIVCGETGSGKTTQLPKICLELGRGQKGLIGHTQPRRIAASSTAKRIAQELNSPLGEHVGFKVRFTDTLSKGASVKLMTDGILLAETQTDPLLKQYDTIIIDEAHERSLNIDFLLGYLKQLLPKRRDLKIIITSATIDAQRFANHFADARGGEPKPAPVIEVSGRLYPVEVRYRPIQDTEKDKERDLMTAITDAVDELCRVGSGDVLVFLPGEREIRDAAEALRKHHPPHVEILPLFARLSAQEQERVFKTSNARRIVLATNVAETSLTVPGIRYVVDAGLARVKRYSYRNKVEQLQIEAVAQSAANQRAGRCGRVAAGVCIRLYDEQDYLQRPKFTEPEILRSSLAAVILRMKSLRLTDVETFPFIEPPPGRAIADGYQLLQELGAMDEVNQLTPVGRQLAKLPLDPRVGRMILAARDNQALQEVLIIAAALSVQDPRDRPMDAQAAADMAHKKFADEKSEFQSYLKIWNWFEDAIEHKKTNRQLQDNCRSNFLSQMRLREWREVHSQLLTIVKEQGWRLNEAPATYEQLHLSLLTGLLGNIGYKSDEEAHYLGARGIKFYIWPGSTLAKKAGRWIMAAELVDTTRLYGRCIAQINPEWLEKIGEHLLKKSYGEPRWEKRAGQVSAFERATLYGLVVYSQRRTQYGLTHPVEAREMFIRDALVEGEFDTRAPFFAYNQKLVREIENLEHKSRRLDVLVDEELIVAFYDQHLPADVWNAVLFEQWHKEATKANPKLLYLNKDELMRHEAAGVTTDLFPKTMQVSGVALQLSYHFEPGSPRDGVTLTVPLFSLNQVSADRCEWLVPGMLKEKVHLLIKSLPQKIRRHCVPIPEYAAGFCERNDFGKGNFLDAVIADIREQKGLLCKTTDFKFETVPVHLTMNFKVVDEHGRQLEMGRNLASLRAEFGGQARESFQRIASAEKLALLDTNSVAPKQTAAEDKSVRSAGKPATVSVQTSAPVPAFKQENLTAWTFDSLPELLEVQQGKQTLIGYPALVDKLTHCHIEVFDDPDEAARVHRIGLRRLFALQLKEQIKFLEKNIPGLQQMGMQFMALGSQEELRDQIIQVAIESAFLQNPLPANSGEFNKRRDEGKARLNLLANEIARTAAQILAEYHGLPKKLQGIKAHAQAAADMQTQLQMLVTRHFISENDFTQLSHFPRYLKAITVRMDKLRADPARDQKLLAEWNSVAQAWQRHPRKTGSDADPKLQEFRWLLEELRVSLFAQELRTPMPVSVKRLQKVWESLQR